A stretch of the Alnus glutinosa chromosome 6, dhAlnGlut1.1, whole genome shotgun sequence genome encodes the following:
- the LOC133871841 gene encoding probable glycosyltransferase At5g25310: MGAYHGYSVTILSSLCVASILIVLLLSRPFFCTLMRFSGSKPEFSVPMVELQKKIASDDQVRAVRTGGSGTGFFVNRFGTRTLVRMKAKLSREQELEQGLALARASIRRAASMLNLSATVKGDDYVPSGIVYRNSRTFYQSYMEMERRFKVYVYSEGDLPITHDGPCKDIYSIEGRFIHEMEHGTGGFRTKDPRRAHVYFMPFSVTWMVKYLYQSLSYDHSPLLEFVSDYVRVVSMRYPFWNRTRGADHFMLACHDWGPIASEGNPFLYNTSIRVLCNANTSEGFNPQKDISLPEIHLLGGQVSPKIVTPPPDNAPRPYLGFFAGGVHGPIRPILLHHWKNRDDDLRVYEYLPKDLDYYSLMLQSRFCLCPSGYEVASPRIVEAIYAECVPVILSKTYVLPFSDVLRWDAFSIQVDVSEIPRLKEVLSAVSEERYRRLKEGLKLVRRHFVLNKPAKRFDVFHMILHSIWLRRINLRL; the protein is encoded by the exons ATGGGAGCTTACCACGGATACTCTGTTACTATACTCTCGTCGCTCTGCGTGGCTTCGATCCTCATCGTTTTGTTGCTCTCACGCCCTTTTTTCTGTACGCTGATGAGGTTCTCCGGCTCGAAGCCGGAGTTCTCTGTACCAATGGTGGAGTTGCAGAAGAAGATCGCTAGTGATGATCAAGTCCGAGCTGTTCGCACCGGTGGCTCCGGTACTGGTTTTTTCGTGAATCGGTTCGGGACCCGAACCTTAGTA AGAATGAAAGCGAAACTCAGCAGAGAGCAAGAGCTCGAACAAGGACTCGCACTCGCACGAGCTTCGATTCGCAGAGCAGCTTCAATGCTCAATCTCTCAGCAACCGTCAAAGGCGACGATTACGTACCCTCCGGGATTGTCTATCGTAACTCCCGCACATTTTACCA GAGCtatatggagatggaaagaagaTTCAAGGTCTACGTGTACTCGGAAGGGGACCTACCCATCACCCACGATGGGCCATGCAAGGACATCTACAGCATCGAAGGGAGATTCATCCACGAGATGGAGCACGGGACGGGGGGGTTCAGGACGAAGGATCCCCGCCGGGCTCACGTTTACTTCATGCCCTTCAGTGTGACCTGGATGGTCAAGTACCTCTACCAAAGTCTCTCTTACGATCACAGCCCTCTATTGGAGTTTGTCTCTGATTATGTGAGAGTTGTTTCCATGAGGTACCCCTTCTGGAATAGAACTCGTGGGGCTGACCATTTCATGCTTGCCTGTCATGATTGG GGTCCCATTGCATCGGAGGGAAATCCCTTCCTCTACAACACATCCATCCGAGTCCTCTGCAACGCCAACACCTCCGAAGGCTTCAACCCTCAAAAAGACATTAGCCTCCCAGAAATTCACCTCTTGGGCGGCCAAGTATCTCCCAAAATCGTCACACCACCACCGGACAACGCCCCACGTCCCTACCTCGGCTTCTTCGCCGGCGGAGTCCACGGCCCAATCCGGCCAATCCTTCTCCACCATTGGAAAAACCGCGACGATGATCTCCGCGTCTACGAATACCTCCCCAAAGACCTGGACTACTACTCATTGATGCTTCAGTCCAGGTTCTGTCTATGCCCTAGCGGGTATGAGGTGGCCAGCCCCAGAATTGTGGAGGCCATTTATGCGGAATGTGTGCCGGTGATTTTATCAAAGACGTATGTGTTGCCCTTCAGTGATGTGTTGCGGTGGGACGCGTTTTCGATTCAGGTCGATGTCTCGGAGATTCCAAGACTGAAGGAGGTGTTGAGCGCAGTTTCGGAGGAGAGGTATAGGAGGCTTAAGGAGGGTTTGAAGCTTGTGAGGAGGCATTTTGTGTTGAACAAGCCGGCTAAAAGATTTGATGTGTTTCATATGATTTTACACTCTATATGGCTTAGGAGAATAAACCTAAGACTTTAA
- the LOC133870798 gene encoding ACT domain-containing protein ACR2, with product MSNKPYFDPDFENHLERINGPTCRVCIDNESMEDCTVVKVDSVKKQGLLLEVVQVLTDLNLTISKGFISSDAGWFMDVFHVKDEHGNKITDQKVINYMQQGIDTAKGTPKSAKAKAYANKIFRPEHQNGHTAIEMSGTDRPGLFSEISAALADLHCNIVEAHAWSHNDRLACVAYISEQSTDAPIDDPTRLATIEDHLTMVLQATTAPSPSGNQANQQEVKTAGFLGGSEEGTMTNVERRLHQLMLSVRDFDGPSGPPSLPAVTSTGSEESDEEGRKTMVKIESCDEKGYSIVSIDCKDRPRLMFDTVCTLTDMQYVIFHACISSGGGYAFQEYFIRHKDGRALSTESEKERVIKCLEAAIERRVCEGVRLELCADNRVGLLSDITRVLRENGLTVVRADVATQGEKAVNALYVKDISGNEVDMEFVESMKRQMVGPIVLQVRNETKGQSLPDQRSSRFSMGDMLKSQIDSFFHSFVTIK from the exons ATGAGCAATAAACCTTACTTTGATCCCGACTTTGAGAACCACCTGGAGAGGATAAATGGACCCAC CTGCAGAGTTTGCATTGACAACGAAAGCATGGAAGATTGCACAGTAGTTAAG GTTGATAGCGTGAAGAAGCAGGGCCTTCTCCTGGAAGTGGTTCAGGTGTTGACAGATCTGAACCTTACAATTTCAAAGGGCTTTATTTCATCTGACGCAGGGTGGTTCATGGATG TTTTTCATGTTAAAGACGAGCATGGCAACAAAATTACCGACCAGAAAGTCATTAACTATATGCAGCAG GGCATAGATACAGCAAAGGGAACACCAAAGTCGGCCAAGGCAAAGGCATATGCGAATAAGATTTTCAGACCTGAACACCAGAATGGGCACACGGCCATCGAAATGAGCGGAACAGACAGGCCCGGTCTATTCTCCGAGATATCAGCCGCATTAGCCGACCTTCATTGCAACATTGTGGAAGCTCATGCGTGGAGTCACAATGATCGCCTGGCATGTGTTGCCTACATTTCAGAGCAGTCCACCGACGCCCCTATCGACGACCCCACCCGCCTCGCCACCATCGAAGACCACCTCACCATGGTCCTCCAGGCCACCACGGCTCCGAGCCCTAGTGGGAACCAGGCCAACCAACAAGAAGTTAAGACCGCAGGTTTTCTTGGAGGATCAGAAGAAGGAACCATGACGAATGTGGAACGCCGGTTGCATCAGCTCATGCTTTCAGTTCGGGACTTCGACGGGCCGTCCGGGCCCCCGAGTTTGCCCGCGGTGACGTCCACGGGATCGGAGGAAAGTGACGAGGAAGGGAGGAAAACAATGGTGAAGATTGAGAGCTGTGACGAGAAGGGATACTCGATAGTGAGCATAGACTGCAAGGATCGGCCAAGACTCATGTTCGATACAGTGTGCACGCTTACTGACATGCAGTACGTGATTTTCCATGCTTGCATAAGCTCAGGTGGAGGTTATGCCTTTCAG GAGTATTTTATCAGACATAAAGATGGGCGAGCCTTGAGTACAGAAAGCGAGAAGGAACGAGTAATAAAATGCTTAGAAGCTGCCATAGAGCGACGGGTTTGCGAG GGAGTTCGGCTAGAGCTGTGTGCCGACAACAGGGTGGGCTTGCTCTCCGACATAACTCGGGTTCTCCGAGAGAACGGTCTGACCGTTGTCCGAGCAGATGTAGCGACGCAGGGAGAGAAGGCCGTGAACGCTTTATACGTGAAAGACATTTCAGGGAATGAGGTGGACATGGAATTTGTAGAGTCGATGAAGAGACAGATGGTCGGTCCGATAGTCCTTCAAGTCAGGAACGAGACCAAGGGACAAAGCTTGCCGGATCAACGCTCTTCCCGTTTCTCTATGGGAGACATGCTCAAATCTCAGATCGACAGCTTCTTTCACAGCTTTGTTACTATCAAGTAA
- the LOC133870207 gene encoding uncharacterized protein LOC133870207 — protein sequence MSKVPSSYPLSPHSPYPPFSPDYPSFSLSIKIDQRSNPELERENPHRKSKEMKQSSPEAVSSSSSAPVPSDQSQPSASPSSDKASSTSTAAAAEDPAVGSRDGGGGAQESVTVERRGEFSAVCKWTVQNFPRVKARALWSKYFEVGGYDCRLLVYPKGDSQALPGYISVYLQIMDPRGTSSSKWDCFASYRLAIVNLLDDSKTIHRDSWHRFSSKKKSHGWCDFTPSSTVFDSKLGFISGNDAVLITADILILNESISFTRDNNEVQSSSASSTVSSSVVAGPVSDVLSGKFTWKVHNFSLFKEMIKTQKIMSPVFPAGECNLRISVYQSSVNGVEYLSMCLESKDTEKTVVLSDRSCWCLFRMSVLNQKPGSNHMHRDSYGRFAADNKSGDNTSLGWNDYMKMLDFIGPDSGFLVDDTAVFSTSFHVIKEFSSFSKSGGLVGGRSGSGARKLDGHLGKFTWKIENFTRLKDLLKKRKITGLCIKSRRFQIGNRDCRLIVYPRGQSQPPCHLSVFLEVTDSRNTSSDWSCFVSHRLSVVNQRMEEKSVTKESQNRYSKAAKDWGWREFVTLTSLFDQDSGFLVQDTVVFSAEVLILKETSIMQDYSDQETESNNTGSQPDRVGKRCSFTWKVENFLSFKEIMETRKIFSKFFQAGGCELRIGVYESFETICIYLESDQSVGSDPDKNFWVRYRMAVVNQKNPAKTVWKESSICTKTWNNSVLQFMKVSDMLEADAGFLLRDTVVFVCEILDCCPWFEFSDLEVLASEDDQDALTTDPDELIDSEDSEGISGDEEDIFRNLLSRAGFHLTYGDNPSQPQVTLREKLLMDAGAIAGFLTGLRVYLDDPAKVKRLLLPTKLSGGNDGKKAPKSDESSPSLMNLLMGVKVLQQAIIDLLLDIMVECCQPSEGSSNGDSSDANSKPSSNGSGTATPLESDRENGATESVQFPTVYERLDSGVDEGGSASAVQSSDMNGPAIPEKALPGQPICPPETSAGDSEHVSLRSKTKWPEQSEELLGLIVNSLRALDGAVPQGCPEPRRRPQSAQKISLVLDKAPKHLQADLVALVPKLVDQSEHPLAAGVLLERLQKPDAEPALRIPVFGAISQLECGTEAWEHVLFQSLELLTGSNDQPLVATIDFIFKAASQCQHLPEAVRSVRVRLKSLGVEVSPCVLNFLSKTVNSWGDVAETILRDIDCDDDFGENCPTMRCGLFLFGEYGPTFEGLHLVDEQAFRAGRHFSDIYILIEMLSIPCLAVEASQTFERAVARGAIVAQSVAMVLERRLAQRLNLNASFVAENYQHTDTVVEGEANEQLTIQRDDFTSVLGLAETLALSRDPCVKEFVKILYTILFKWYADESYRGRMLKQLVDRAISTTDNSREVDLDLDILVTLVFEEQEIIRPILSMMQEVAELANVNRAALWHQLCASEDEIIRMREERKIEISNMVREKAVISQKLSESEANNNHLKSEMRAEMDRLAREKKELSEQIQEVESQLEWLRSERDEGIAKLTAEKKVLQDRLHDAETQLSQLKSRKRDELKKVMKEKNALAERLKNAEAARKRFDDELKRYATENVTREEIRQSLEDEIRRLTQTVGETEGEKREKEEQVARCEAYIDGMESKLQACQHYIHTLEASLQEEMSRHAPLYGAGLEALSMKELETLSRIHEEGLRQIHSLQQRKGTPAGSPLVSPHTLPHNHGLYSAAPPPMAVGLPPSLIPNGVGIHNNGHVNGAVGPWFNHT from the exons ATGTCCAAGGTTCCATCTTCTTACCCTCTCTCACCACATAGCCCATACCCCCCTTTCTCTCCAGACtatccctctttctctctctcaataaaAATTGATCAAAGGAGCAACCCagagctagagagagaaaaCCCGCACAGAAAGTCGAAAGAAATGAAGCAGAGTTCACCTGAGGCAGTCTCATCTTCATCCTCTGCACCCGTCCCATCCGACCAATCGCAGCCGTCCGCCTCGCCATCGTCGGACAAGGCTTCATCGACATCGACGGCGGCGGCGGCGGAGGACCCTGCGGTGGGGTCTAGGGACGGCGGGGGCGGGGCCCAGGAGAGCGTGACGGTGGAGCGGCGCGGCGAGTTCTCTGCCGTGTGCAAGTGGACGGTCCAGAATTTTCCCAGAGTCAAGGCTAGGGCTCTATGGAGCAAGTACTTCGAGGTGGGCGGCTACGATTGCCGCCTCCTCGTGTACCCCAAAGGTGACTCTCAGGCTCTGCCCGGCTACATCTCCGTCTACCTCCAAATCATGGACCCGCGCGGCACATCGTCGTCCAAATGGGACTGCTTCGCCAGCTACCGCCTCGCCATCGTCAACCTTCTCGACGATTCCAAGACCATCCACCGCGACTCCTGGCACCGCTTCTCCAGCAAGAAGAAATCCCACGGCTGGTGCGATTTCACTCCCTCCTCCACCGTCTTCGATTCCAAATTGGGTTTTATCTCCGGCAACGACGCCGTGTTGATCACCGCCGATATTCTGATCCTCAACGAGTCCATTAGTTTCACCCGCGACAACAATGAGGTTCAGTCCTCGTCGGCCTCATCCACGGTTTCGTCCTCGGTGGTCGCCGGCCCGGTGTCGGACGTCCTGAGCGGTAAGTTCACCTGGAAAGTGCATAATTTCAGTTTGTTTAAGGAAATGATTAAGACGCAGAAGATAATGAGCCCGGTGTTCCCGGCCGGAGAGTGCAATCTTAGGATTAGCGTGTACCAGAGCTCGGTGAATGGGGTGGAGTATTTGTCCATGTGTTTGGAGAGTAAGGACACGGAGAAGACGGTTGTGTTGTCCGATAGGAGTTGTTGGTGTTTGTTTCGAATGTCGGTTTTGAATCAAAAGCCGGGCTCGAATCACATGCATAGGGACTCCTATGGGAGGTTTGCGGCGGATAATAAGAGCGGGGACAATACCAGTTTGGGTTGGAATGATTATATGAAGATGTTGGATTTTATCGGGCCGGATTCAGGGTTTCTGGTCGACGATACCGCGGTGTTTAGCACATCCTTTCATGTGATCAAGGAGTTTAGTAGCTTTTCCAAGAGTGGGGGGTTGGTTGGAGGGAGGAGTGGGAGTGGCGCGCGGAAGTTGGATGGGCATTTGGGGAAGTTTACTTGGAAGATCGAGAATTTCACGAGGTTGAAGGATCTTTTGAAGAAGCGGAAGATTACGGGGCTTTGCATCAAGAGCAGGAGGTTTCAGATTGGGAATAGGGATTGCCGTCTCATTGTTTATCCACGAG GGCAGTCTCAGCCACCATGCCATCTTTCTGTGTTTCTTGAAGTTACGGATTCACGAAATACTTCCAGTGATTGGAGTTGTTTTGTCAGTCACCGGTTGTCCGTTGTGAACCAGAGGATGGAAGAGAAGTCTGTCACGAAGGAATCTCAGAACCGCTACTCCAAAGCTGCAAAGGACTGGGGTTGGCGTGAATTCGTGACGCTCACTAGTCTATTTGATCAAGATTCTGGGTTTCTTGTTCAGGACACAGTTGTATTCTCTGCGGAGGTTCTTATATTAAAAGAGACATCAATAATGCAGGACTATTCTGACCAGGAAACTGAGTCTAATAATACTGGTTCACAGCCAGACAGAGTTGGGAAAAGATGTTCATTTACATGGAAGGTGGAGAACTTCCTGTCCTTTAAGGAAATAATGGAGACTCGTAAAATCTTTAGCAAATTTTTTCAAGCTGGTGGATGCGAGCTTCGGATTG GTGTGTACGAGTCCTTTGAAACCATTTGTATATATTTGGAGAGTGATCAGTCAGTTGGTAGTGATCCGGATAAAAACTTTTGGGTTAGATACAGGATGGCTGTGGTGAATCAAAAGAACCCGGCGAAGACTGTGTGGAAGGAGTCTTCTATTTGTACAAAGACATGGAATAATTCCGTCTTACAATTTATGAAGGTTTCGGATATGTTGGAAGCGGATGCAGGATTTCTTCTGCGTGACACAGTcgtttttgtttgtgaaatattAGATTGTTGCCCTTGGTTTGAGTTTTCAGATCTAGAG GTTTTGGCTTCGGAGGATGATCAGGATGCTTTGACAACTGATCCTGATGAGCTCATTGATTCTGAAGACAGTGAAGGAATAAGTGGAGATGAAGAAGATATATTTAGAAACCTTCTCTCTAGAGCTGGTTTTCACCTCACATATGGGGATAATCCTTCACAGCCGCAGGTCACCCTACGAGAAAAGCTTCTAATGGATGCAGGTGCAATTGCTGGGTTTCTTACCGGACTTCGTGTTTACCTTGATGACCCTGCTAAAGTAAAGCGCTTACTTCTTCCAACCAAGCTCTCTGGTGGTAATGATGGAAAGAAGGCCCCAAAGTCCGATGAATCTTCCCCCAGTTTGATGAACTTGCTGATGGGAGTCAAAGTTTTGCAGCAGGCAATCATTGATTTACTTTTGGATATTATGGTTGAGTGTTGCCAGCCTTCTGAAGGGAGTTCTAATGGTGATTCTTCTGATGCAAACTCAAAACCTTCTTCCAATGGCAGTGGAACTGCAACTCCACTGGAATCTGATAGGGAGAATGGAGCAACAGAATCTGTGCAATTTCCTACTGTATATGAGAGATTGGATTCTGGTGTCGATGAAGGTGGCAGTGCATCTGCTGTACAAAGCTCTGACATGAATGGGCCAGCCATACCAGAAAAAGCTCTTCCTGGACAACCCATTTGTCCACCAGAAACATCTGCTGGGGATTCAGAACATGTGTCCCTTCGCTCAAAG ACGAAGTGGCCGGAGCAATCTGAGGAGCTCTTAGGATTGATTGTTAACTCGCTGAGAGCCCTAGATGGAGCTGTTCCACAGGGCTGTCCGGAACCAAGACGACGGCCGCAGTCTGCTCAAAAGATTTCTCTTGTGTTGGATAAAGCTCCTAAGCATTTGCAGGCAGACCTTGTTGCTCTGGTACCCAAATTGGTTGATCAGTCTGAACATCCACTGGCTGCTGGTGTGCTTCTTGAACGACTTCAAAAGCCAGATGCAGAACCTGCATTGAGGATACCT GTTTTTGGTGCTATTAGTCAACTGGAGTGTGGCACTGAAGCGTGGGAACATGTTTTATTTCAATCTTTGGAGCTTTTGACAGGCTCAAATGATCAACCTCTTGTCGCGACCatagattttatatttaaagCTGCATCTCAGTGCCAACATCTTCCTGAAGCG GTCAGATCTGTTCGTGTTAGGCTAAAAAGTTTGGGTGTTGAGGTGTCTCCTTGCgtccttaattttttaagtaaaactgTAAATAGTTGGGGAGATGTTGCTGAAACCATACTTAGAGATATTGATTGTGATGATGATTTTGGTGAAAATTGCCCAACAATGCGTTGTGGGCTTTTCTTATTTGGTGAATATGGGCCTACTTTTGAAGGGCTGCATCTGGTGGACGAGCAGGCTTTCCGTGCTGGTCGTCATTTTTCCGACATTTATATCCTGATCGAAATGTTATCTATACCTTGCCTTGCTGTTGAAGCTTCCCAAACATTTGAGAGAGCTGTAGCTCGAGGTGCGATTGTGGCTCAGTCAGTGGCCATGGTCTTGGAAAGGCGCCTTGCTCAAAGATTGAATCTTAATGCTAGTTTTGTTGCTGAAAATTATCAGCATACAGACACTGTAGTAGAGGGAGAGGCCAATGAGCAGCTGACAATCCAACGAGACGATTTTACTTCAGTCCTTGGTCTTGCTGAGACGTTGGCCCTCTCAAGAGACCCTTGTGTGAAGGAATTTGTGAAGATCCTTTACACAATATTGTTTAAATGGTATGCTGATGAGTCTTACCGAGGAAGGATGCTAAAGCAACTTGTTGACCGTGCCATCAGCACTACAGATAATAGTCGTGAAGTAGACTTAGATTTGGATATATTGGTCACCTTGGTTTTTGAGGAGCAAGAAATTATCAGACCAATTTTAAGCATGATGCAGGAGGTTGCTGAACTTGCAAATGTTAATCGAGCTGCTCTTTGGCACCAGCTATGTGCTAGTGAAGATGAAATTATTCGGATGcgtgaagaaagaaaaattgaaatttccaATATGGTTAGAGAAAAAGCAGTCATATCTCAAAAACTGAGTGAATCCGAGGCCAACAACAATCATCTCAAG TCTGAAATGAGGGCTGAGATGGATCGTTTGGCTCGGGAAAAGAAGGAGCTCTCCGAGCAAATACAAGAAGTTGAGAGTCAGCTTGAGTGGCTTCGCTCAGAGCGGGATGAGGGAATTGCAAAGCTCACGGCTGAGAAGAAAGTCCTTCAGGATCGTCTTCATGATGCAGAGACACAACTTTCCCAATTAAAGTCCCGTAAACGTGATGAATTGAAG AAAGTAATGAAGGAGAAAAATGCTCTTGCTGAAAGGTTGAAGAATGCGGAGGCTGCACGGAAAAGATTTGATGATGAACTGAAACGGTATGCCACAGAGAATGTGACTCGAGAGGAAATCCGACAGTCACTTGAGGATGAAATTCGGCGATTGACACAAACAGTGGGGGAAACTGAGGGAGAGAAGCGGGAGAAGGAAGAGCAAGTTGCTCGGTGTGAAGCATATATTGATGGGATGGAATCTAAATTGCAAGCGTGCCAG CACTATATTCACACCCTCGAGGCTTCACTCCAGGAAGAAATGTCGCGACATGCTCCTCTTTATGGTGCCGGTTTGGAAGCTTTATCAATGAAGGAATTGGAGACATTGTCACGTATTCATGAAGAAGGGCTGAGGCAGATCCATTCCCTTCAACAGCGGAAAGGGACTCCAGCTGGTAGTCCTCTTGTGAGCCCCCACACCCTTCCACACAATCATGGGTTGTACTCCGCTGCACCACCTCCAATGGCGGTCGGATTGCCTCCGTCACTCATACCAAACGGGGTCGGTATCCACAACAATGGGCATGTGAATGGTGCGGTTGGACCCTGGTTCAACCACACTTGA
- the LOC133871302 gene encoding protein FAR1-RELATED SEQUENCE 6-like: protein MEEVCLNSEPVFDEGDGYDIDGDCSVVEHDDETGETQSKKGSTPPTVGLEFDSFDEAYDFYNLYAKEQGFGIRVSNSWFRSKKKERYRAKLSCSSAGFKKKSEANNPRPETRTGCPAMIVIRLVDSKRWRIVEVELEHNHQVSPQIKRFYKSHKKMIIAAKKAQPPPEPVAEVHTIKLYQTAVAKAGLNGYSNFNEREGIIPVDNSKHLELKEGDAHAVYNYFCRMKLTNPNFFYLFDLDDDGRLRNVFWADARSRTAYGYFCDTVAIDTTCLANKYEIPLISFVGVNHHGQSVLLGCGFLGHESVEYFVWILKAWLKCMLGRPPLVIVTDQCKPLQNAVSEVFPNARHCYCMWYIMQRVPEKLGGLKGYETIKRQLNKAVYNSLKISEFETAWADMIKWHRLGDNKWLQTLYEDRQLWVPVYLKDIFFAGIIPIRENEGLITFFDGYVHKHTSFKEFVDKYDLALHRKHLKEAMADLESRKPSLESKTRCNFEVQLSKMYTREIFQRFQSEVEGMYSCFNTRQVSVNGPIMTYIVKERVEVEGNEKEVRNYEVLYETTQVDIRCICSLFNYKGYLCRHALNVLNYNGVEEIPPRYILPRWSKDFQCRYALDNNSSNIGVYNPLYCYNYLHKHALPIVEEGAQSQQHYKIALQELEELLNKFNVVENDFV, encoded by the coding sequence ATGGAAGAAGTTTGTCTCAATAGTGAGCCAGTATTTGATGAAGGTGATGGGTATGATATTGACGGAGACTGCTCTGTGGTGGAACATGATGATGAAACTGGGGAAACACAATCAAAGAAGGGATCTACACCACCAACTGTGGGTTTGGAGTTCGATTCTTTTGATGAAGCTTATGATTTTTACAATCTTTATGCTAAAGAACAGGGTTTTGGCATCAGAGTGAGCAATTCATGGTTCAGATCTAAGAAAAAAGAGCGGTATAGAGCAAAACTTAGCTGCAGTAGTGCTGGTTTCAAGAAAAAGAGCGAAGCCAACAATCCAAGACCGGAAACAAGAACTGGTTGTCCTGCAATGATAGTCATCAGGCTGGTGGACTCCAAAAGGTGGAGAATAGTTGAAGTTGAGCTTGAACACAACCATCAGGTGAGTCCACAAATCAAACGGTTTTATAAGTCACATAAAAAGATGATTATTGCAGCCAAAAAAGCACAACCACCACCAGAGCCTGTTGCAGAAGTACATACCATTAAGCTGTATCAAACAGCTGTTGCAAAAGCTGGCCTTAATGGATACTCAAATTTCAATGAAAGAGAAGGTATCATTCCTGTTGATAACTCAAAACATTTGGAACTTAAAGAAGGAGATGCTCATGCAGTTTATAACTACTTTTGTCGCATGAAGTTGACAAATCCTAACTTCTTTTACTTGTTTGATCTTGATGATGATGGGCGCCTGAGGAATGTGTTTTGGGCTGATGCCAGGTCCAGGACTGCTTATGGTTACTTCTGTGACACAGTTGCAATAGACACAACATGCTTGGCAAACAAATATGAGATCCCTCTGATTTCTTTTGTTGGTGTGAACCACCATGGGCAGTCTGTGTTGTTGGGCTGTGGCTTCCTCGGACACGAGTCAGTAGAGTATTTTGTTTGGATTTTAAAGGCGTGGCTTAAATGCATGCTTGGACGCCCTCCGCTAGTGATTGTCACCGATCAGTGTAAACCCTTGCAAAATGCAGTCTCTGAGGTTTTTCCAAATGCTCGTCATTGTTATTGCATGTGGTATATAATGCAGAGAGTTCCAGAGAAATTGGGAGGATTGAAGGGatatgaaacaatcaaaagacaACTGAACAAAGCAGTATACAATTCATTGAAGATATCCGAGTTTGAAACTGCTTGGGCCGATATGATCAAGTGGCATAGACTAGGGGACAACAAATGGCTTCAAACATTGTATGAAGACAGGCAGTTGTGGGTTCCAGTTTACTTGAAAGACATATTTTTTGCAGGAATAATCCCTATCCGAGAAAACGAGGGCTTGATTACtttttttgatggttatgtaCATAAACAcacatcttttaaagaatttgtTGACAAGTACGATCTAGCTCTACATAGGAAGCACCTCAAAGAAGCCATGGCAGATCTGGAGTCGAGAAAACCGAGCTTGGAATCAAAAACAAGATGTAATTTTGAGGTGCAGCTCTCTAAGATGTACACAAGAGAAATCTTCCAGAGGTTCCAATCCGAGGTTGAAGGAATGTACTCTTGCTTCAACACAAGGCAGGTGAGTGTTAATGGGCCTATAATGACGTACATAGTGAAAGAACGAGTTGAAGTGGAGGGAAATGAGAAGGAAGTTCGAAATTATGAGGTGTTGTACGAGACAACACAAGTGGACATCCGATGCATTTGCAGTTTGTTCAACTATAAGGGCTATCTATGCAGGCATGCACTGAATGTTCTTAATTACAATGGGGTGGAAGAAATCCCACCTCGCTACATTCTGCCGCGGTGGAGTAAAGACTTCCAATGCAGGTATGCTCTTGACAATAACTCCAGTAATATTGGTGTGTATAACCCACTGTACTGCTATAATTATCTGCACAAACACGCTCTTCCAATTGTGGAAGAAGGGGCACAATCCCAACAACATTATAAGATTGCTTTGCAAGAATTGGAGGAGTTGTTAAACAAGTTTAATGTTGTAGAGAACGACTTTGTATAA